From Arachis hypogaea cultivar Tifrunner chromosome 3, arahy.Tifrunner.gnm2.J5K5, whole genome shotgun sequence:
tttcatctttttctttttgtttaatcACATATTTCCTTCTTCGATGCATGCATCTAATGATttgcaaattaattaaaaaggaaacaGTAATGTTATGTTATCAACTTTTTATCTGCCAAAATCTGCCAACTTGAGTTGGGCTGGACATGAAGTTTATCTACTAAATAAAGCCACATCTAAGTTAATCATGGTTTAATCCTAATTTATCACGTGTTGGTAATAGTTGGCAGATTCTCTCTTGGTAACGTATACTTTTTCAAAAGGAAAATCGCTCGGCCGTCGCAGCATCAGTCTTGGCAGCAACAATGGTCTTTCATTTCTATCACTATGATAAGCGAAGGGAGGGACTAGTAATATGAGTAAttctttggatttttttatttaaaaaaatttctattttttattttattaaaaagtcagttttattaaattttgaaatgttcgaataaaatttgaaaaaaaaatctttttattttaaaaaccttTCATGTACTTTTAAAAAACAGaagtaaatatatttttatattaatgaaacataaaaaaaaataaataaaatgagtacTTAAAAGAATTATCCAAACTCATCACTCTGAGTCTCGTATTAATTATTAACTATGTTCGTTCAATTAAGTAGATCAAACCATGCTATGAATTTATATACGAGTTTAACTTTTGACAGGGAAgataaaaaggataaaaatagGGCATGGTTTCAAGCTAAAAGATAGTATAGATTAAGGGTCCTTTGGATTAACGTTTCTAAACTCTGAAGTACAAAAATTACTTTTATATAATTGTAAAGGTGTTATGAacaatttaaaaaagtaaaaaaaaaaatctttgatTTGAGCAAGCAATATGTTGCcttttttaaaagagaaaaagtTTCAAGAATATTTTAATGAATtctctattaaaaaatatttatattttctatgcaaatagaaaaaaatatcttatttaaaaagatttaaaagaaaaaagtatttttttttcaaaagttaatCTAAAATCACCCTAAATGTACAATGCTAAAATTCCAATTAAGTAAGATAATTATTATTTCTTCATTTGGAAGGTAAAATTGATATTGATACTACTTATTttccttttaataatttttactcAGCAAAACtgatagaaaaagaataatttaGTTACTTGAGTCTCAAGCTATAACAAAATTGTATATAACCAGATTAGTTTTTTCTATTATGTTAGTTATATTGGTTATTTTTCTGCAGTCTTACTATGTGTATATGGTATACAAAACTTAAAACTCTTGTGTAAATGATTAATTCACAATCCATTCCAAAACAATccaaatttctattttctattccctTTGGTCTCTGGCTCACCAAGAACAACTTCTACACTAAGTCTTTAGTTCTTTTTATAGTATGAAagcattagaattttttttttcatgtcttTCATTATCTCTTTTACCACAACAATTTTaagagaataaaatttttttattattgtctaaTAAAAAATTCATAGAGATTTTTTATATCTTGAGGGAATATTATTATTAACTCATTAACAATTATGTATGAGGACGAATatctatgtaaaaaaaaaatgattcgTTCGTGTTTTGAAATTACAATATTCCACTTCTTGTCATTTTTATCCCTATTTTTCTCAACAAAAACAACACAATTATAATAGTAATCATCAAATCCATGCTAACAAATGTACAAGATAAACATCACTAAAATCTTTATTCTCTCAACTCTAAGATATCCTTCTATATCAATTCTTTTTTATGTTACCTCATCACattcttgaaaaagaattgaaacaaAGGAAGGATAGAGGTGGAATTTTGACAATAATAATTAAACCAATCATAGCTATCAATTCCAATAAATTCAAAGCCAAATCCATCAACTACATATGAATTACAATGAAACATAAAATCACTTGGATTTCTCTTACCTTTTCAACTCATGATCTTCTCATCATTTTAGCTTTTTTCCGTTACAGAAAGAGATTGACACAAGAAACAAAGTCAGTCTAAGAAAAGCTTAGACATTCTTTTCTAATCAAAgagaataaataatatttttatgtaagaGTATAtatccattttggtcctcaaagaattttagactggacactttagtccccaattaaaattaattactcgattggtccctaacaattaactccgtcagtcacttaggtcctttactccgttaattctaacggaggacaaaatagtccctgacaactctaacaggggacaaaatggtccctgatctcctctattcgaaaacgacactgttctcttccaatttccatcatatctcgcataacactaacagtctaacactgtaacttcaaagtacacaatgcacactctgtaaatttaatgttcacaagaaaaaaatcCTCATCGGATTGAGTTACTGATGTGGTTTGTAATTTTAGAAAGATTGAATACTAGAGATAGATTATGTAAATTTAAGATTATACCAGAAGCGGAATCCTTTTGTGTCTTATGTAAGGATAGATTGGAGACGGTACATCACTTGTTTTTTCATGTGATCGTATATGGAAGTTGTGGGGATCAATCTTGGTGGATTGGAGTGTGATTTGGGTTTGGCCAGGAACCACCAAAGAATGTTTTGAGGTGTGGATGGAtagaaagataagaaaagatatgaagaAAGTGTGGATTgtgttatttttttctataatatgGTGCACATGGAGATGTAGAAATAACATTGTCTTTAATAATGGAGTGTTGGTATTAGAGAAGTTAAAGGAGGAAGTTGTAGAATGCACAAATCGATGGTGTCAAGATTGGCAATATAGAAGTAATTGATGTACTTATGAGTGCAAATATCAAGTCTAAGGTGAATAAGAAGACATATGAAGTTGATCTTTGATGCATGATTTACTGATCTATGAAAAAGTCCAATAATTCTGCAGATTAAAAGTTGGAAGGAGAACGATCATGATTTGATGTTGTATAACTGATCAGGTTCATCTTGAAGTGTCTTTAGAGGAGCTAAAATCATTATATTCTTTTGCTCCCTGTTTGCTGTTTTATGctagttttttatattttctttgtaGTTATTGCTCTGTTTTTGTTACTGTTTTTTGGAACTACGCCCACTTTGTTTAAAATTGGGTAGAGATGTAATTTGCATACgatgtcgaaggagaatcttTTCATGACGttctaatgtccaacaatctatattgcttgccggagagtggagaaaggcgtgcccttggagtagttgtgaaacttggtcttgaggatgtcgtAGACGTTGTCGGGGTTGGAGGTAATGTTATCAAAGACGTAGAAGTGGATGCTTTTGGTGTGTGaagtgcagaggaggtggatgtaccAATCATAAAGATTTAGAAAGTGTATGGttcatgacatgttgaggtaggtgcgacacgtgtgacaattacaccatggcttaatcttggagttaaagaggaggaaggaaaagatggaaaagaagactgtgaaggtaaagaaggagagtatgaatgttagggttatgcgagatatgataaaaattggggaagaacagtgtcgttttcgaataaaggggtcaggaatcattttgtcccttgttagagttgtcagggatcattttgtcccatgttagagttttcagggaccattttgtcttccgttagagttgacggagTCAAGGACCTAAGTGGctgacggaattaattgttagggaccaatcgaataattaattttaattggagactaaaatgtctggtttaaaattctttgaggaccaaaatgagtATGGGGTGAAAAGAAAAAAGCTTCTAAAATAGAAGAATACCATTCATGATGAAGTGATGCTCTCTTTTCTTGCCTTCAATCCTGGAAATTGCAAGTTATGTATGGATGTTATTTGCCTTCCacacttttaattattatttactatagttgtcagaaccgatcCAATGATCGAACTGATTAAACTGTTGGGTTACTAGAAGTTTTGGTTCAATCGATGGATCATCGGTTGATTCAGTCTTCGGTTTCAACATATATCatcacagcaacaacaataaacaaTCAACAAAATCACTTCGTATTTATAATCAACAAAATCAATTCATAAATCaattcaacaatcaacaaaatcatTCATAATCAGCAAAATAATTCATAAACTAATTCaacaataaaattaacaacaataatattTCAACCATTTCAACGTTTTAAGTTCAATATCGGCCatattctaattaaattcataaatcaaacaacaataaaattaacAGAAATAACATCAATGAATcaactattaaaaattaatatagaatATTAGAATAACTGAAAGAAAAAATGCATGTTGTCTATTGTTGCAGTTGTAGAATCGAGGAGTGCAGTGTAGGCAGCAACACTCGCGGAAGAGAGGCGACAGAGGAACGAAGGCAGCAACACCTGCGGAAGAGAGGCGAgagaaactttttatttttggtgtCTATCAACTATAACTATTTTAagtgtacattaaaatcagtcattagtataaaatatttgttggaatacaaatatatatttgaaatgaatcaaataatatatgtatttatacacaaatatattaacaACAgattttaatagctaattttagtgtacaaataatattttatattgaatATTGGTTTATTTCTTGACTGGTTTATCCATTTATTATTACCATCACTTATCATTAATGAATATTGGTATACCTATCACAAATgcggattttttaaataaataatttaaatattttatttttgaatatgagTCATTTAGACACAATTTACTATTTTATGTcctattatttattatgtttatattgTAAATGATTTAACTATTGTTATATCTCATTTATAAATCTCATTTAtaatataaacgagataagacacaaTTTAAATATACAAAACGGGTGTAAATGAGATACGTGAAGAGATACATGATAAgtatatttcgtttacactgtaaatgagatatgaGAAAAGGCAACTCAAACACAATGTAAATGAGACATGCCCATAATTAAATCGTTACACTATAAACAAGATATAGTAAGACAAATTTCGATCATCTTTATAAGGAACTGCAAACAGTAGCATTCTTCACAAACACTTCAATCATTCTTCTCTATTTTTTCAACAAGTTTAGTAAAAACGTCTAGTAGTAAGTATATCTTTATGAGTGTCTATTCTAATTGCACATAAGAAACAACCATAAAGgagttatatttgagtgtgagagtcctatccttttgcacacttgTTATTTGGATTCTCTGTCTAAGTTAAAGAGACTAATATTGATGAGCATGGATGCTAATAGGACAAAATATATCAGAAGAGTTGAGTATAAGTTGTtaacatcaataaaaaaatagagtatttcatttttgtattttttagctAGATAGTGAAGAGCATATGTGCCTAATTTTGATGTCCATGGGAGAATCATGGCTCAACAAATGATGAAGCTTTTCTACAGAGATTAGTGATGTAGGTGGTAGTAGTTTTGGGCATTTGAATTTTATCCAAGATAACCCACCTCTTGCACCACCCTCCACACTGTGCTAGTCCAAGGGAACACATGGACATGGATATTCATGAGTCAGATGAAGAATATATTACGGACAACAATGAAAGTAGTTCTACTGAGGATGAAGAGGACTTTATACCTGAGACCTTGCTATGAGGATCAGTTCGATACTTTCTGCCTCTCCCACGACCAGTTTTGAAGTTGTCAGATGTAGCTAGCCATAATCACACAAGTTTCGCATTGGTTATAGATTCAAGAGTAGGGAGGCTGTCATGCTAGGTGTGAAGAATTACAGGATTCAGAAGAGTGTCGAGTATATGGTCGTGGAGTCTAATCGAGCAAAGTACCATGTGTATTGCAGACAATCTGCTGCAAGATATCCATGGAGTCTCCGTGTTTCACTCCGATAAAATCTTGGATATTGGTAAGCCACATCTTGATGTCTTAAAGAAGTTTATTGTTGTTTATCATAATGCTTATTGATAAACATATGGCGACACACTTGTCTAGCTCCCACCATGTTTGAGAACCATCGACAGTTGGACAGCAATCTAATATGTAGTGTCATCATGTCCCTCATGCAGTCCAACTCACCTGTTTCTATTGCTGTCCTACAAGGTGTAATTGGGTAGAGCTATCACTTCAAGCTCTCGTACAGAAAAATTTGGATGGCGAAGCAAATGCAATTGCTCAAACCTATGGTGATTGGAATGAGTCCTATAACAAGATTACGAGATTGTTGCAAGTATTGCAGAATTGTTATCCCGACAGGATAACTAATTTCAGTGCTGTATCATACTATGATAGATACTTGGTGGTCTACGATTGCTACCAATTTAAGGTTTCAAGCATTGTAAGTCCTTTTTATCTGTGGATGGCATGCACCTGTACAATAAGTATGGTGGTGTATTGCTAATTATTGTGGCACAAGATGGTAACAGTAACATTTTTTTCAGTTGCTTTTGCTATCATAGTGTCCGAAACAACGGAGTTGTGGTCATTCTTTCTTACCAACCTTAGACAACATGTCACACCACAAGAGAAACTTTTGATTATATGGGATTGATCCCAAGCCATCAAAATCGCACTGAATGCCGATGATAGTAGTTGGAAGCCTCCTAGTATTTATCCGTTTCATAAAACGAGTGCACTTGTGATATGTTCACATGTGTATGTTTCTTATCCATAGTTAAATCGTTTATACCGTAAACATAATAAGTAGTAAGACACAACAGTAAATTATGTCCAAATTACCTATACCCGTCAGCCCATATATTGATTAATGAATTCTAAtttgttttcttcgttttcttttaaaaaatcatttcgGGTAACTATAATTTACGATTCAATTTTAATGCTTCAGCACTATGTACTTTATCCGGATAAGAAAAGGGTTACTTGTTCCAAAAATTACAAAGAAATCAAGCATCCTCTAATCTCTGAAAGTCCAATTCCAATAGATCAACAAATCAAAGATTCTGTTCCCGCTCAGGAAGTCTAACTTGGACCAAATGCATTATGCCAttccaatatttttattaattgaatttcgCATTGTAAATCCTATGAAACGAGTTCTTTACTTTGTATAATTGCTGTCTGGAGAGAATATACTTGGCTTACTTGTGAttgtaaaattacttattttatgttATAGATATGTCTTAGTTGCACCACTtagcattttcttttgattttaactTACACATTTCGACGTAATTTTCTTTAAACTTTGTCAAGAATTTACCTAACTTTAAAAGACTTGCATACGTTTATTAACTATGCTTACATTTATATTCAATAAGGATAACTAAGGACAGTTTAAAATTACTTCAGAATACAAATCAACTCGTTAAAACCaaaaatagaattatttatttttctgaatcTTTGCACAATACTTCTAATATTTCCGAATATTTCAAAGTACTAAAAAAGGTCgaataaacaaattcaaattcctaataaataaaaatggaaaataaaataaatatggaaTTGGGTTTTATAAAGATTTAACAGAGTCGATGAATTCCCTAAGTGGgttgagtgttttttttttccaacAGAAAATATCAATCCCTGCTTTCCCCTCTAATTTATGTTTTCTTACACTGCACAGGGTACATAAATATGACATGATAACCCATCCATTGAGAAAATTCAAAGCCATCTCTACTTAATTACCACCAACTACAATCAAAATCAACACACAAAATAACTTAAAACGGGCAATATCACTCTGATAAGGCAAGAAAACACAATCCAAGATTTGAAGTCCTTACTACAAAATGCAATTTGTGCCACCACTTTAGTTGTTGTCCGAAAGAGGCTTCCGAGCCAAAAAGAAGTACATAGGTGTGAATATCTCTTTCCTGAAAAAAGGTAACAAAAGCAAGTCAAGTTTCAGTAGTCCTCCTCTAGTGAGAATTGTtgttaaattaaactaaatcgtATTTGATTCTCATGTGCTTCAATCGAAACTCAGATGTTTTCAGATTAGTGTCCTTCCAACTTAAGAGTCAAGAATGAGAATGAGACGAGATCAAGATCGGATGGATCACTGAGAGAGATACCACTATTCTTCCTTTTAAGATGATACACATTGAGACATTGTGTTTCAGTTCTATCGTGTTTCTCGCTGTCTCTGTTCTATGCAACTAAACATCATTGTGCATCTCTATGTATATGTATTTGTGTATCTGAGACACTAATCAATCGGAGCCGAATTGCCAAGAATGGTTTAAGAACACCCCAACCTTAGCTCCAATTGAAACAAGTATATAATATAAGAGCTTCAAATGTGGATAGAGAGTGACATTACAAAGATAAATGAGAAACTTACTTTCCGCCTTCAACTAGTCCCTCAGCAGCTTTCTCTAGAAAATCTTGAACCCTTAGACTCCCCTTTGGAGCCAATCCAGCAAATTCCAAAGCCTTGACCTACAAATAAATCAAATTCATCGTCTGAAAGACTCAAACTAATATCAAATTGAGTAAtacaaaaaatcttatcttatatatataaaaggtaaGAGGTCTCGAGCAATAGCTTTACAATATGGCATGTCTTGCTTAATTAATAGACACGAGGATTTTATATTGCAAAATGGCATTTGATTGACAATGATTCACATACTTCGTTAAGTAATGCTGAAATTTTTAtccacaaaaaaaaattcaactatgATAAGAAATTTTCAAGATTAAAGTATTATGAAATAATACAAATAGAATACAATGTATAATTAACATTTCAATTTCAAGGAGAGGATAATGCTAGTATGCGACTCTAAAATTGATAATGCTACTCTAACTTGATGAAAATTTGTAATAAATATATTCTGTAATTGAGATTAAGATGTCTCAATTTGGAAATGACATTCTCAATTTGGAAGTGGCAAAATCCACTCttaattttattgtaatttttaataTGTTGCCAAATTACAATAGAGTGGAATTAAATCCAAATACTTAAAACGAATAAAATAATAGCTATGGTATTGAGTAAAAATACCATGTTTCTGGTAAAAAATCGTCCAACGGCTGTTAGACGGAAGCTACTCAATGAGAAGTGATTTTTGTCTAAAGGCTGGTACCAGGGAACAGGAGACTCCTTTGCAAGATCTTTTTCCCATATTATCTTCATACAGAAAAGGAATGATTCTCCCCTTAGCCAAATTGTCTatcttttagaaaatcaaataacaatatcGTCAAAATTGATAACTACTAAGATTTTATTGTTCACCTCAAAGCCTGCTTGCTTAAGAGCTTCAAGACACTTTGTAGTCGACCTAATGTCTGGAAGACCATCACCAATCTCAACTTCTGCCTGCAACAATGAATTTTACGTATTGAATTACAAAACATGAAGTTGTTTCCACAGAATTAATAGATAACATCTTCGTTTTTGTCCATATTTtacctttatttttttatgttcttggttATTGGGATCAAATGCATCGGTCATGCACCATTCATATGCAGCAAAACATTGGCCGGGCTTCAACACTCTATAAATTTCTTTATAGCATCCATACTATTCCAAATTCATGAGGTTTAAACatgttagaaaataaaaattccatcattgttgaaATTTACTGCTAACACATTTACTTCATGCAGTTATGTGTAAGGCTACGTTGAAAATTTATCCACAATCATTGACAGCTTACGGGCGCAACTgcaaaagtaagaataaaaagctCGTAAGTGTATGAATTACAGTCACATACAGCATCAGGTGCATGGCAGGTGGCTTCAATTGCATACACTGCATCAAAACTGTTGTCTGGAATAGGCATTTTCATGAAATCAGCCTGCATTATCAAACTACTCTTAGCCAAAAGCTATGTCTTAGGCATTTTTATTATAAGCTTTTCCGAAAATAATATCCAACATATATAATTGGATAGGAACAATTTTACAATAATCTTGGATCCACATGTTGTGAAACTAGTAGGCTTCCAActtggaaaacaaaaattaattgattttgaagTATCAACCTTAATGAAGTCGCAAGTCTTGTCTACTCCAGCTATACGATTGAGTTCCTGTCAAATAACAAAAAACTGTAAATGATGGAAATACTTTTGGAGTTGCCGTGAAGcaacatttttattaattattttttatataacccaataaacaaaaaaataattatagttCTGTAGTTAAAGAATCTATAAAGAGTATAACTTAAAGAAACTAGGTTCGATTTCTCACAATGACCATTTTggaattatttttacaaaattgtGAGAGAGACCAAAAAATGTGAGAACCCAAGATTCAAATCAAACTACCCCAATTCTCTACATATAGGTATAGATACTATCATCGTTTAAGAAAATATGGAAAAGCAACATAAATACTTCATCAAGAAGGTCAAAATAATTGTTCAACTAACAGGAAGCTTAGGATGATAGACTTTGTGTATCAAACACTAGAAGATTCATGAGGATACTACAAAATTTCCAAGCATTAATGTGCTAAATACATAGTAACACTCAAATCAATGCATCAATTTTATGTGAGAAGACTCAAACAATTTTAACAATGATAGTACAAGCCTACATCAGATAGATATAGTGATTGAACCAGAAGGTCAAATAGTTTTGCCAATTACTTCTCAAAAGTCAAAACTTGTGTCAGCATGTTACATCTCACAACACATACCTTTCCTCTCAATATTTGGTACTCATTGTTATTCAACCCTGTAACTGATGTTGAGCTGCAGAAAAATACATTTAATCAATTTTTGTCAAGCATCAAAGGCAGAGCAGGGAAGAGCAAAAGGAGAGGAAGCCAAAAATGAAGAGTTATTGTTCACCTAAAGCGAGCAATTTCTCTCAATGGTCCTCCAATTCCGCATCCAACATCCAAAACCtaaacccaaaaaaataaaaaagttcatGAGTATTTACTAAAAATGTACTGATAACCAAATAACAAGATGCTACTTTGTTCTATTGAAATATCAAAACCTTCTGCCCAGGCTTCAGGCCAAGTTGCAAAGCAAGGAAATGCTCGTGACGTTTGATGCTTTCTCGAAGAGACTCACCATTCCatctgaaagagaagaaaaacatCAGCATGACCCAATTAACAGCAaaatattgaatttgaaattgCAGAACGAAGCAACCAGACCTGTGTGCAAAATGGAAAGATTCTCCCCACCCAAACTCATAAAAGCTCGTAGCAAGATCATAGTATTTGTTAACCTGAAAAATATGCATTCTTATGATATCCTTTCTGAAAATAATCAAATTAGTTACAAGACGAGAAAATATAAACAAACATCACTTGTGTGATGGAAGGAGGAtagatgaaaaaaagaaaaagaacatatatgcattgattttctcttttcaaaaaaataaaaatgaaaaggagATAGCTATGCGTTGATCATCAAAACATAATTGTGACAGAGTAACCAATCTAATTAACTAGATATCCATAATAATAGTCCAGAgccataataatatattttattgctttttcttcttaATCTCTCACCATATCAGTGTAGTTAGCATTCCTATCTTCTTGTTTCCCTCCATAGTGAACATGATACTTCTCATACCTGAACAATAAGATCAATAACAGACAAAACCAAGATTACTAGTCGACCAATGTATGTATAAATAAACTGAGATTTATAATTTCCAAATTTAATAGCAGTAGAATCACCAATTTTCTGAAGCACATATGACTTTAATCTTAAGGGCTTAAGAACAACAATTATCAAGTTATTTTACATAACCAACACAACTTGTCCGATTATATTAGCAGCAAAACCAATGGAGATGCAGAACATTTTCAACAGTCTGTTCtaattttatttcgtgttgtgCTTAAAGTTGTATGCAGGGTAAAATTGAAAGAAAGATTTGATAATGTTACATCGATTAATGaataaatatccaaattttcattgCGAATAGACAATCGACAGAAGAATCCTTCAATTTTCATCTAAAAACAGAGTCagattttgatttaaaatatccaaaacaagaaaatttcttTACTCAATGTTGCAACatttattatcaaaatcaaatcaaattatcaaAAGGTAACCAAGAACAGAGAAAATTTGAGTAAATACAAAAAGAAGTGAACAGATTACTGAAATCACAAAAGAATTAACCAAATTGCATGTGTATATATCAAGCTAAAAagttaaatataaatctaaaaatttctttACTAAATATTGTAACatttattatcaaaatcaaatcaaataaaatttaaaaaaaaacaaccgAGAACAGAGAAAATTTgagtaaattaaaagaaaatctgAACAGATTACTGAAATCACACAGAAATTCAACCAAAATGCGAGTATCAATATCAGAACCaaattacacacacacacacacacacacacacatatatatatatatatatatatatatatataaagctagaaagttaaatatataaatctaaaaattattaaGATAAAGAAGAATGGCATACTTATCAACAGCATCTAGAACTTGAGCTTTGTTGATCTTGCCACCAACACCTGATGCCAAATCCATAGCGATGACTTAATTCAATAAACCACCTTTGAATCTACACACACAGAATTCCCAAATCAACATTCAAACAtaagttaaaaaagaaaaaagccgAAAATTAACAAA
This genomic window contains:
- the LOC112790500 gene encoding cycloartenol-C-24-methyltransferase isoform X2; translated protein: MDLASGVGGKINKAQVLDAVDKYEKYHVHYGGKQEDRNANYTDMVNKYYDLATSFYEFGWGESFHFAHRWNGESLRESIKRHEHFLALQLGLKPGQKVLDVGCGIGGPLREIARFSSTSVTGLNNNEYQILRGKELNRIAGVDKTCDFIKADFMKMPIPDNSFDAVYAIEATCHAPDAYGCYKEIYRVLKPGQCFAAYEWCMTDAFDPNNQEHKKIKAEVEIGDGLPDIRSTTKCLEALKQAGFEVKALEFAGLAPKGSLRVQDFLEKAAEGLVEGGKKEIFTPMYFFLARKPLSDNN
- the LOC112790500 gene encoding cycloartenol-C-24-methyltransferase isoform X1, which encodes MDLASGVGGKINKAQVLDAVDKYEKYHVHYGGKQEDRNANYTDMVNKYYDLATSFYEFGWGESFHFAHRWNGESLRESIKRHEHFLALQLGLKPGQKVLDVGCGIGGPLREIARFSSTSVTGLNNNEYQILRGKELNRIAGVDKTCDFIKADFMKMPIPDNSFDAVYAIEATCHAPDAYGCYKEIYRVLKPGQCFAAYEWCMTDAFDPNNQEHKKIKAEVEIGDGLPDIRSTTKCLEALKQAGFEIIWEKDLAKESPVPWYQPLDKNHFSLSSFRLTAVGRFFTRNMVKALEFAGLAPKGSLRVQDFLEKAAEGLVEGGKKEIFTPMYFFLARKPLSDNN